From the Candidatus Methylomirabilota bacterium genome, one window contains:
- a CDS encoding cupin domain-containing protein — protein sequence MGDSSITKVESRHSPHGDMGQVYLASGKSVSMRLWQEEPGKTTEQTVRDYETVGYVIEGTAEFESEGQLITLGQGDSWVVPRGARHRYRIIDEFVAVEATSPPAQVHGRDHPPSRASAT from the coding sequence ATGGGTGACTCCAGCATCACCAAAGTCGAATCCAGGCATTCGCCGCATGGCGACATGGGCCAGGTCTACCTCGCCTCCGGCAAGTCGGTGTCGATGCGGCTGTGGCAAGAGGAGCCCGGTAAGACCACCGAGCAAACCGTCCGCGACTACGAGACGGTCGGCTACGTCATCGAGGGCACGGCCGAGTTCGAGAGCGAAGGGCAGCTCATCACGCTCGGTCAGGGCGATTCCTGGGTGGTCCCGCGGGGGGCCAGGCACCGCTACCGGATCATCGACGAATTCGTCGCGGTGGAGGCCACGAGCCCACCCGCCCAGGTACACGGCCGGGATCATCCGCCTTCTCGAGCTAGCGCGACCTGA
- a CDS encoding methyltransferase domain-containing protein codes for MDRLQRLIRLCSGLGLLVTSWMGCARVLGVEVPYVQTPSEVVMEMLRLARVTPEDVVYDLGSGDGRLVIAAARYFGARGVGIELDPALVAESVKIARRAGVGERTRFLQQDIFEADIGEATVVTMYLSPSVNARLRPKLQSQLKPGARIVSHDFPIGDWAPERVFQFKGPDRIHALSLWTVPPR; via the coding sequence ATGGATCGCCTGCAGAGACTGATCAGATTGTGCTCAGGGCTGGGGCTCCTCGTGACGAGCTGGATGGGCTGCGCGCGCGTCCTCGGCGTGGAGGTGCCCTACGTCCAGACGCCCTCCGAGGTGGTCATGGAGATGCTGAGGCTGGCCCGCGTCACGCCCGAGGACGTCGTGTACGATCTCGGGTCGGGAGACGGGCGGCTCGTCATCGCGGCTGCCCGCTATTTCGGCGCGCGCGGCGTGGGCATCGAGCTCGACCCGGCCCTCGTCGCCGAGTCGGTGAAGATCGCACGGCGCGCGGGGGTGGGCGAGCGCACGCGGTTCCTGCAGCAGGACATCTTCGAGGCCGATATCGGCGAGGCGACCGTGGTGACGATGTACCTCTCACCCAGCGTCAACGCGCGCTTGCGGCCCAAGCTCCAGAGCCAGCTCAAGCCCGGCGCGCGCATCGTCTCTCACGATTTCCCCATCGGCGACTGGGCGCCCGAGCGCGTTTTCCAGTTCAAGGGGCCCGACCGCATCCACGCG
- a CDS encoding antibiotic biosynthesis monooxygenase: protein MVTIVTNVHLKEGSEQDWDAAMRERMAAAKNQRGWVGGQMLEPEDDPTRRVIVGTWETRDDWEKWHEDPEFAETREELEGLVLEPEEHEWHEVVLDVRRTAARPAALKRESRSSSRRKAS from the coding sequence ATGGTGACCATCGTGACGAACGTTCACCTCAAGGAAGGCAGCGAGCAAGATTGGGATGCCGCGATGCGCGAGCGCATGGCGGCGGCGAAGAATCAGCGGGGCTGGGTCGGAGGTCAGATGCTCGAACCCGAGGACGATCCCACGCGGCGCGTGATCGTGGGCACCTGGGAGACTCGAGACGACTGGGAGAAATGGCACGAAGATCCCGAGTTTGCGGAGACGCGCGAGGAGCTCGAGGGGCTGGTATTGGAGCCCGAGGAGCATGAATGGCATGAGGTCGTGCTCGACGTGCGGCGGACCGCGGCCCGTCCGGCCGCCCTAAAGCGTGAATCCCGATCGAGCTCACGACGCAAGGCAAGCTAG